One Candidatus Eisenbacteria bacterium genomic window carries:
- a CDS encoding TIGR00730 family Rossman fold protein yields MDQKKLRKPFQDEDRKLFKSPRYGEADFRRSDTWRVLRILGEFVEGFDTLAPLGPTISIFGSARLERETELYRQVEEMAAGLARAGFAVISGGGPGVMEAANKGCHEAGGRSVGCNIELPFEQDANEYQDISLKFRYFFVRKLMFVKYSMGFIICPGGMGTLDELMNAVTLAQTGKIEQFPIVLFGRDHWAGLIAWLRDSVLQTGFISPVDMDLFQMADDPEEAVSMIVDACRRFGYLPNDEKK; encoded by the coding sequence ATGGATCAAAAGAAGCTTCGAAAACCATTCCAGGACGAAGACCGAAAGCTGTTCAAATCACCGCGCTATGGAGAGGCCGATTTCCGCCGCAGCGATACATGGAGGGTTCTGCGGATCCTCGGCGAGTTTGTAGAAGGATTCGACACACTCGCGCCCCTCGGGCCGACGATCTCTATCTTTGGTTCGGCGCGATTGGAGCGGGAGACGGAACTCTATCGTCAGGTTGAAGAGATGGCCGCCGGCCTTGCACGCGCGGGTTTTGCCGTCATCTCAGGCGGCGGGCCCGGCGTCATGGAAGCGGCGAACAAGGGGTGTCACGAGGCGGGCGGGCGATCGGTCGGATGCAATATTGAGCTGCCGTTCGAGCAGGACGCCAACGAATATCAGGATATTTCTCTCAAATTCCGCTACTTCTTCGTTCGAAAACTGATGTTTGTAAAATATTCAATGGGATTTATCATTTGCCCCGGCGGCATGGGGACGCTTGACGAATTGATGAATGCCGTTACCCTGGCCCAAACAGGCAAGATTGAACAATTTCCCATCGTTCTCTTCGGCCGGGATCACTGGGCCGGCCTTATCGCCTGGCTTCGAGACAGCGTCTTGCAGACGGGATTCATCTCACCGGTCGACATGGATTTGTTTCAAATGGCGGATGATCCGGAAGAAGCCGTCTCAATGATTGTTGATGCCTGCCGCCGATTTGGATATCTTCCCAATGATGAGAAGAAGTGA
- a CDS encoding AraC family transcriptional regulator yields the protein MGGLDNGGDSKNGDTNAVNHLDGADHQTDRERKRLRGEYVSRINRVIDYIERNLSGDLSLETLAGVACFSRFHFHRIFSAMMSETLNQFIQRIRVERAAMMLDANPQKTITEIALDCGFSGSAAFARVFKEKFNMSASEWRNADPASKIRKTKSKGREAIGKIRKDDHGSILHIESDRLTQKWRMEMNNMTDAQVEVKEMPELHVAYVRHVGPYAGDAKLFEGLFNKLMSWAGPRGLLRFPGTQVICVYHDDPKITEEDKLRTSACITVPKGTPVDGEIGEMDIPGGQFAVARFELSSNEYAAAWNAVMGGWLPESGYQPDDRLCYEQYLNDPKTHPEGKCIVNICIPVRPL from the coding sequence GTGGGCGGATTAGACAACGGCGGCGACTCGAAGAACGGGGACACCAACGCCGTCAACCACCTCGATGGCGCGGATCATCAGACCGACCGGGAGCGCAAGCGCTTGCGCGGCGAGTATGTTTCGCGGATCAATCGGGTCATTGATTATATCGAACGGAACCTGAGCGGCGATCTCTCCCTCGAGACGCTCGCCGGTGTCGCCTGCTTTTCCCGGTTTCATTTTCATCGAATCTTCAGCGCGATGATGAGCGAGACACTGAATCAGTTTATACAAAGGATTCGTGTGGAACGGGCGGCGATGATGCTTGATGCGAATCCTCAAAAGACGATCACGGAAATCGCCCTCGACTGCGGATTTTCAGGGTCCGCGGCTTTCGCCCGGGTTTTCAAAGAAAAATTCAACATGAGCGCCAGCGAGTGGCGCAACGCCGATCCGGCGAGCAAGATTCGCAAAACGAAAAGCAAGGGGCGGGAAGCGATTGGCAAGATCCGGAAAGACGATCACGGATCCATCCTTCATATTGAGTCGGATCGATTAACCCAAAAATGGAGGATGGAAATGAACAACATGACCGATGCCCAGGTTGAAGTTAAGGAAATGCCGGAGCTGCATGTGGCTTACGTCCGCCATGTCGGACCCTATGCGGGCGACGCCAAACTCTTTGAGGGTCTCTTTAACAAGCTCATGTCGTGGGCGGGGCCCAGGGGGTTGCTGCGGTTCCCAGGAACCCAGGTGATCTGTGTCTACCATGACGATCCCAAGATCACCGAGGAAGACAAGCTGAGAACGAGCGCTTGTATCACTGTTCCAAAGGGAACTCCGGTCGACGGTGAAATCGGTGAGATGGATATCCCCGGCGGCCAGTTCGCCGTCGCGCGCTTCGAGCTCAGCTCAAACGAGTACGCGGCGGCGTGGAATGCGGTAATGGGCGGATGGCTTCCGGAGAGCGGCTATCAGCCCGATGACCGCCTTTGTTATGAGCAGTACCTCAACGATCCCAAGACTCATCCGGAAGGCAAATGTATCGTGAACATTTGTATTCCGGTGAGGCCGCTATAG
- a CDS encoding carboxypeptidase-like regulatory domain-containing protein: MRYPFLVSVLIVLIFSILGGCGDDDCPTNSLPGQEKIVGTVMTTSGPVAQAHIHAALAQAGAPGDYISASAGTDEMGHYSLPVPPGSYKLSVSYDGSHRFWYSDTGPKVSSDFADTIKIAAGSYSTTADFIFGAIKYTLQFPQELEGESLRFYAESAQEGLLLVNQYSAPQLGERVITFDFVPPGRYIIRVYVGDCGSACRNLFWLPATIDRAMADEIQVDPLELSSREGVIPPACHLKGAVDPRWSELLEGQSRFQLKAYGPDSALIAQQYVDNDSRFDIPIFAEGRVRLKTILLDYPHWVGGDNFFEADEYILISGASVPVDSITIGGILFHVVENETLCINTFKYVLVDHAGNSIVSGGNYQHTPTLLQSLAPGDYRLFIYWSFPSLWRAQWYDQANSGEEATSIVLDSEGDIENINVTLEKGGAVSGRILDSSGMPADGSSMIVRVLDTGWVFRYYWETADDGSYHLEGLPDGRLIIGIEHRPPEYARITWYPGTDDENAAEFITLNHAEEITGIDFQRLPPEVPMSPVRATGGD, translated from the coding sequence GTGCGGTATCCATTTCTGGTTTCTGTTTTGATCGTCTTGATTTTTTCAATCCTTGGTGGCTGCGGCGACGACGACTGCCCGACGAATTCACTGCCTGGCCAGGAAAAAATTGTCGGGACCGTTATGACGACCTCCGGCCCGGTTGCGCAGGCACATATCCATGCCGCGCTTGCACAGGCGGGCGCCCCCGGCGATTATATCTCGGCTTCGGCCGGAACAGATGAAATGGGGCATTACAGCCTCCCCGTTCCACCAGGCAGCTACAAATTGTCTGTGTCATATGATGGGAGCCATAGATTTTGGTATTCAGATACCGGCCCCAAAGTCAGTTCCGATTTTGCTGATACAATTAAAATCGCAGCGGGCTCTTATTCCACAACGGCCGATTTCATTTTTGGCGCCATCAAATATACCCTCCAATTCCCTCAGGAATTGGAGGGAGAAAGCCTAAGATTCTATGCTGAAAGTGCACAAGAGGGTCTTTTATTGGTTAATCAATATTCGGCTCCTCAACTCGGCGAACGTGTTATTACATTCGATTTCGTACCCCCCGGCCGTTACATCATAAGGGTCTATGTGGGGGATTGTGGATCCGCTTGCCGGAATTTGTTTTGGCTTCCTGCTACAATCGACCGCGCAATGGCTGATGAGATTCAAGTCGATCCGCTTGAACTGTCATCAAGAGAGGGGGTCATCCCTCCCGCGTGTCATCTCAAGGGAGCGGTTGACCCTCGGTGGTCGGAATTGCTTGAGGGCCAATCCAGATTTCAACTCAAGGCTTACGGCCCTGACTCGGCTCTAATCGCACAACAATATGTTGATAACGACAGCCGATTTGACATTCCAATCTTTGCCGAGGGACGCGTTCGGCTGAAAACAATCCTGCTGGATTACCCTCACTGGGTTGGTGGAGACAATTTCTTCGAGGCCGATGAATACATTCTCATTTCAGGAGCGTCGGTTCCGGTGGACTCCATAACCATTGGCGGCATCCTCTTCCATGTTGTGGAAAATGAAACTCTTTGTATTAACACGTTTAAGTATGTCCTGGTCGACCATGCCGGAAACTCTATTGTTTCGGGGGGAAATTATCAGCACACCCCCACACTGCTTCAATCCCTGGCGCCCGGCGACTATAGACTCTTCATCTATTGGTCATTCCCCTCCCTCTGGCGAGCCCAGTGGTATGATCAAGCAAACTCTGGGGAAGAGGCGACTTCCATCGTCCTGGATTCAGAGGGCGATATTGAAAACATCAACGTCACCCTGGAAAAGGGGGGCGCCGTCAGCGGTCGAATCTTGGACTCTTCTGGAATGCCGGCTGACGGTTCAAGCATGATTGTTCGCGTGTTGGATACCGGCTGGGTGTTCCGCTATTACTGGGAAACGGCTGATGATGGATCTTATCACCTCGAGGGGTTGCCGGATGGCAGATTAATTATAGGTATTGAACATCGCCCGCCCGAGTATGCGCGGATCACCTGGTACCCTGGAACCGATGATGAGAATGCTGCTGAATTCATAACCCTTAACCATGCGGAGGAGATCACGGGGATAGACTTTCAACGCCTGCCGCCGGAGGTGCCTATGTCGCCGGTGCGCGCCACGGGAGGGGATTGA
- the fba gene encoding fructose-bisphosphate aldolase class II (catalyzes the reversible aldol condensation of dihydroxyacetonephosphate and glyceraldehyde 3-phosphate in the Calvin cycle, glycolysis, and/or gluconeogenesis), producing MPLVPMRVLLDHAAENGYGVGAFNVNNMEQIQAIMAAANETNSPVIVQASRGARAYSNDNYLRHLMLAAVELNPKIPVVMHQDHGNSPETCLSAIEMGFTSVMMDGSLMADGKTPSTYEYNVEVTKKVVGAAHAKGVTVEAELGTLGGVEDGHGAGLSGAEAMSHLTDPAQAEEFVAATNCDALAVAIGTSHGAYKFSKRPTGDVLRMEIIAEIHKRLPECHMVMHGSSSVPMELIEIINKYGGKMPETYGVPVEEIQRGIQHGVRKVNVDTDNRLAITGAIRKVFMEKPEAFDPRDYMNPARNAMKEVVKARMIAFGQAGWADKVPRKTLEDMRKKY from the coding sequence ATGCCCCTCGTTCCCATGCGTGTTTTGTTGGATCACGCCGCCGAAAACGGATACGGCGTCGGAGCCTTTAACGTTAACAATATGGAGCAGATTCAGGCCATCATGGCCGCGGCCAACGAGACGAACTCTCCCGTGATTGTACAGGCCAGCCGCGGAGCCCGCGCCTACAGCAATGACAATTACCTGCGGCATCTCATGCTGGCGGCCGTTGAGCTGAACCCTAAAATCCCGGTCGTCATGCATCAGGATCACGGCAACAGCCCGGAAACATGCCTGAGCGCGATTGAAATGGGATTCACGTCGGTTATGATGGATGGATCATTGATGGCTGACGGCAAGACGCCCTCAACTTATGAGTATAATGTAGAAGTTACAAAAAAAGTGGTGGGCGCAGCGCACGCGAAGGGCGTAACCGTAGAAGCGGAGCTGGGGACCCTCGGCGGTGTTGAAGACGGCCACGGCGCCGGATTGAGCGGGGCCGAAGCGATGTCGCACCTGACGGATCCCGCCCAGGCGGAGGAGTTTGTGGCGGCCACCAATTGCGACGCCCTCGCCGTGGCGATCGGAACAAGCCATGGGGCTTATAAATTCAGCAAGCGTCCGACCGGCGATGTCCTGCGGATGGAGATTATCGCCGAGATACACAAGCGCCTTCCCGAGTGCCACATGGTGATGCATGGCAGCAGTTCCGTTCCGATGGAGCTGATCGAGATTATCAATAAATACGGCGGGAAGATGCCGGAAACCTACGGTGTTCCTGTTGAGGAGATTCAACGCGGCATCCAGCACGGTGTTCGCAAGGTCAATGTGGATACCGACAACCGGCTGGCGATCACCGGCGCGATCCGCAAGGTTTTTATGGAGAAACCGGAGGCCTTTGACCCTCGCGACTATATGAACCCCGCCCGCAATGCAATGAAGGAAGTGGTGAAAGCGCGGATGATCGCTTTCGGGCAAGCCGGCTGGGCGGATAAGGTGCCACGGAAGACGCTCGAGGATATGCGGAAGAAATACTAG
- a CDS encoding S8 family serine peptidase, producing the protein MSAARNLAVILLLITAGASMAGTIHPALQAELDNLTQDQYFSVIVHMSEQAPIASINEDLKVRKASRKARHEEVITALQSVTDSQRSLRDRLDADIMNGSVLGYTGYWISNLLVVHATKAEIEQIASRPDVAFVEANFTAELIEPVGVRIPSDNGEIRESGERGIGVTPGLRAIRAPEVWYQLGYNGTGVLIGGLDTGVDGNHPALNTRWRGYNGQEPWQECWLDVLGSSTQFPSDGNDHGTHTMGTMTGLGAATDDTIGVAWGAKWISCNAINQGVGSAFDNDILTAFQWFADPDGNAGTEDDVPDVVQNSWGVYEGLGYSDCFDMWWNVIDNCEAAGVCVTWSAGNEGSGASTLRSPPDRATTIYNSFSVGAVNATNYSWPYPIATWSSRGPSTCPGIPSEAVIKPEVVAPGVTVYSSVPGGGYEQTNWSGTSMAGPHVAGVVALMREANPDIDVDTIKQIIMDTARDEGTTGEDNTFGWGFIDAYAAVIAATTGFGEIQGHVRNASWGAVPIADAEVELLDTGHTFTTDLSGYYHGTAPAGTQQARASAVGFAPQTADVELVANEMTTQDFFITDIAGPTLSNLTPGGITTDTSGPYVFTVKAIDFSTVAEVRLYYRANNGAWESVAMNLVVDTYSVSLPGRPAGTKIDYYAWAEDGPGLTSVYPVNAPLEYHSLYVAEEYYSYNAEDPDDPGWIIGAPGDAASSGIWERVDPIGTNYNGTDVQPEDDHTPSPGVKCFVTENGSVGGAVGEADVDDGCTTLFSPTFDLSGAEKGFVTYWRWYGETGNSTDDEFAVDVSSNGGTDWVELERVPNAANSWNYVFVDLSTKITLTDQVVFRFVACDLNTGGLVEAGIDDFSIVKFTPFISGTPEIDVSAPVAKLSQNQPNPFHPSTSIATTISFRLSNPAHARLDIYDAGGRLVRTLVDRMLQSGTHNIPWNGEDDLGNSVGSGVYFYRLDAGAFVQSRRLTLLK; encoded by the coding sequence ATGAGTGCTGCGCGCAATCTCGCGGTGATTCTGCTACTGATAACCGCGGGGGCTTCGATGGCGGGAACGATACACCCCGCGCTACAAGCCGAACTCGATAATTTGACACAAGATCAGTATTTCAGTGTCATTGTACATATGTCGGAGCAGGCTCCTATTGCTTCGATCAATGAAGATCTCAAGGTCCGCAAGGCTTCACGCAAAGCACGCCACGAAGAGGTTATCACGGCGCTGCAATCCGTGACCGATTCGCAGCGCTCCCTTAGAGACAGGCTCGATGCGGACATCATGAACGGAAGCGTTCTCGGCTACACGGGCTACTGGATTTCCAATCTCCTGGTCGTCCACGCGACGAAGGCTGAGATTGAACAAATCGCATCACGGCCGGATGTCGCTTTTGTGGAAGCGAACTTTACGGCGGAATTGATCGAGCCGGTCGGCGTGCGGATTCCAAGCGACAATGGCGAGATCCGTGAATCCGGTGAACGGGGTATCGGCGTCACACCCGGTCTGCGGGCCATCCGCGCCCCCGAGGTCTGGTACCAACTCGGTTACAACGGCACCGGCGTCCTCATTGGCGGGCTCGACACCGGCGTCGATGGAAACCATCCGGCATTGAACACGCGCTGGCGGGGCTATAACGGCCAGGAACCTTGGCAGGAATGCTGGCTGGATGTTTTGGGCTCCAGCACACAATTCCCATCCGACGGCAACGATCATGGCACGCACACGATGGGGACCATGACCGGCCTCGGTGCAGCCACCGATGATACAATCGGTGTCGCGTGGGGCGCTAAGTGGATTTCCTGCAACGCCATCAATCAGGGTGTCGGCAGCGCTTTTGATAATGACATTCTTACCGCATTCCAATGGTTCGCCGATCCCGACGGTAATGCCGGAACCGAAGACGACGTCCCAGATGTTGTACAAAATTCCTGGGGCGTCTATGAAGGCCTCGGCTATTCCGACTGCTTCGATATGTGGTGGAATGTCATAGACAATTGCGAAGCCGCCGGCGTCTGCGTGACCTGGTCGGCCGGCAACGAGGGAAGCGGCGCGTCTACATTGCGCTCGCCCCCCGATCGCGCCACTACGATTTACAACTCATTCTCGGTCGGCGCCGTCAATGCCACAAACTACAGCTGGCCCTATCCGATCGCCACTTGGTCGAGCCGCGGCCCGTCGACATGCCCGGGTATCCCATCTGAAGCGGTGATCAAGCCCGAGGTCGTGGCTCCCGGTGTCACTGTTTACTCTTCGGTTCCAGGCGGCGGCTATGAACAAACCAATTGGAGCGGAACCTCGATGGCCGGCCCCCACGTCGCCGGCGTCGTCGCTCTGATGCGGGAAGCCAACCCTGATATCGATGTCGACACGATTAAACAAATTATCATGGATACCGCCCGCGACGAAGGAACCACCGGTGAAGACAACACCTTCGGCTGGGGATTTATCGACGCCTACGCTGCGGTTATCGCCGCCACAACAGGCTTCGGGGAAATTCAGGGCCATGTCCGCAACGCGAGTTGGGGAGCGGTGCCGATTGCCGATGCCGAGGTTGAGCTGCTTGATACCGGTCATACCTTTACGACCGATCTCAGTGGTTACTATCATGGAACGGCTCCGGCCGGAACCCAGCAGGCGCGGGCCAGCGCCGTTGGTTTCGCGCCGCAAACGGCTGATGTTGAACTCGTTGCCAATGAAATGACCACACAGGACTTCTTCATCACCGATATCGCCGGTCCGACCCTGTCCAATCTGACACCCGGCGGCATAACAACCGACACATCCGGCCCCTACGTCTTCACCGTTAAAGCGATCGATTTCAGCACAGTGGCTGAAGTGCGGCTCTATTATCGCGCCAACAACGGCGCGTGGGAAAGTGTCGCGATGAACCTGGTGGTCGACACATATTCCGTCAGCCTTCCGGGCCGGCCCGCCGGCACAAAAATCGATTACTATGCTTGGGCGGAGGACGGTCCCGGCCTGACCAGCGTCTATCCGGTCAACGCACCCCTGGAATACCATTCCCTCTATGTCGCGGAAGAGTATTACAGCTACAATGCCGAAGATCCGGATGATCCGGGCTGGATTATCGGGGCTCCCGGCGATGCCGCATCTTCAGGTATTTGGGAGCGGGTTGATCCGATCGGTACGAATTACAACGGCACCGATGTTCAACCGGAAGACGATCACACGCCGTCGCCCGGCGTGAAATGTTTCGTTACGGAAAATGGCTCGGTCGGCGGAGCCGTCGGAGAAGCAGATGTCGACGACGGTTGCACAACCCTCTTCAGCCCCACCTTCGACCTCAGCGGCGCCGAGAAAGGCTTCGTCACCTACTGGCGCTGGTACGGAGAAACCGGGAACTCCACCGATGACGAGTTCGCCGTCGACGTCTCGAGCAACGGCGGAACCGATTGGGTCGAGTTGGAGCGGGTCCCTAACGCCGCCAACAGCTGGAACTATGTTTTCGTCGATCTGTCCACCAAGATCACACTCACCGACCAGGTTGTTTTCCGCTTTGTCGCGTGCGACCTCAACACCGGTGGTTTGGTTGAAGCCGGTATCGATGACTTCTCCATCGTGAAGTTCACACCCTTTATTTCCGGCACGCCGGAGATAGATGTGAGCGCACCGGTAGCGAAGCTGTCGCAGAACCAGCCGAATCCGTTCCATCCGTCAACATCGATCGCGACAACGATCAGCTTCCGCCTGAGCAATCCGGCCCACGCGCGGTTGGATATTTATGACGCCGGCGGACGACTGGTTCGCACCCTGGTGGATCGCATGCTCCAATCCGGAACCCATAATATTCCCTGGAACGGAGAAGATGATCTGGGGAACAGCGTCGGCTCCGGTGTATACTTCTATCGTCTGGATGCGGGCGCCTTCGTACAGAGTCGTCGGCTGACGCTTCTGAAGTAA
- a CDS encoding HEAT repeat domain-containing protein, with product MTRLEKFSRRSTRTFHFAVILLLIPALSICAAATRAAAEDALIDGLDPLTSSTLHQALNYLDIRPSELGFDKLYAEDDTFRLGIVENILNNPLKLPAWQKQTVNDFQEIFSNPVELIGRLGEICDAPDTAPFDSGHWPGTGEAWSGVDMVPLLTRFVQQVQNAELALNTSFAHFTSAEKDLLLMSAPVFWGDWDEPAEKLRKGKLHFEIGAAVDTTSELREDPILDLAVKMNRPAVTHAARVFISALAALTEGVAGLPPTEATVELEGVAGLLTAVHETPWGLLVIGGPSSNHYSAAALQKIAFIIEPGGDDTYRGRAASAVGELHRAFSAVVDFKGDDLYEARDYDFALGGAVLGVAALIDLAGDDIYRGADGSLGAGFFGAGFLYDGAGADHFDGRNFCQGSGAFGLGALISDCTTPSPPGPEPEEDRAFTAGMRKVPGTGATPIRFDDNDSYVCARQSQGFASTFGAGLLYDQKGSDTYRAGGRYLHRPLLPHDFQSLSQGYSIGFRPRAAGGVGILIDQEGNDFYNGEVYCQGVGYWYSLGFLYDGAGNDIYHATQYAQGAGVHLAIGSLWDVGGDDHYISKNGVTQGTAHDLSAGMLLDQGGNDYYTVSGGQAMSITNSTAIFIDEEGDDFYATFEESQGSSRWARGFCGTGIFLDLEGSDVYPRNALGENGAVWEQQTYGLGIDLDRNLELPGEVVPEIVLTAEDSLRDVAELFETASIWEVGNAREKVRRARKALIAKGMPAVDYATKEKLGSRDGLEFRAISELAEAYPDEFTARILPRLNDENEQVQRNVIGLLGDLHRTDARAPLEEMLADRKQNKHWTRIIYALGSIGDSHAAPRLRPFLTDANERRRITTTVALAALKDSTAVAALTNLLSDPLFTVRSAASSALRGFGVVALDPLAASLARGATQRALRLRTLGDITAALRDSTDEKSLLARSKGRDILMSELKRPKNETNPMSRVAAVESLLALGDEDTAGFVRLRMQDEFDPLVLRMYQKASERMD from the coding sequence ATGACTCGCTTAGAAAAATTTTCGCGCCGTTCCACCCGTACTTTTCATTTTGCCGTTATACTCTTGCTCATCCCGGCCTTATCGATCTGCGCGGCAGCCACCCGCGCCGCCGCCGAGGATGCGCTGATCGACGGCCTTGATCCCCTCACATCGTCGACGCTCCACCAGGCGCTCAACTACTTGGACATCCGCCCCTCCGAGCTCGGTTTCGATAAACTTTACGCGGAAGACGATACCTTCCGACTCGGGATTGTCGAGAATATCTTAAACAATCCCTTGAAGCTCCCTGCATGGCAGAAACAGACGGTTAATGATTTTCAAGAGATATTCTCGAACCCCGTTGAATTGATCGGACGTCTTGGAGAGATCTGTGATGCGCCCGACACCGCGCCGTTTGACTCTGGGCATTGGCCCGGCACCGGTGAAGCGTGGTCCGGCGTTGATATGGTTCCACTTCTGACCCGGTTTGTTCAACAGGTTCAAAACGCCGAACTGGCGTTGAACACCTCTTTCGCACACTTCACAAGCGCCGAGAAGGATCTGCTGCTCATGTCGGCCCCGGTTTTCTGGGGTGACTGGGATGAGCCGGCCGAGAAGCTCCGGAAGGGGAAGTTGCATTTTGAAATCGGCGCGGCTGTTGATACAACGAGTGAGCTCCGCGAGGACCCTATCCTTGATCTGGCCGTGAAAATGAACCGGCCCGCCGTTACTCATGCGGCCCGCGTTTTTATATCGGCGCTGGCGGCGCTAACGGAGGGCGTCGCCGGGCTGCCTCCAACAGAGGCCACCGTGGAGCTCGAAGGCGTGGCGGGCCTCCTCACCGCCGTACATGAAACCCCCTGGGGACTGCTCGTTATCGGCGGTCCGTCATCGAATCACTATTCCGCCGCGGCGCTCCAGAAAATCGCCTTTATCATTGAACCGGGCGGGGATGACACCTATCGCGGCCGCGCCGCCTCGGCGGTCGGAGAACTCCACCGCGCTTTCAGCGCCGTTGTCGATTTTAAGGGCGACGATCTCTATGAGGCGCGTGATTACGATTTTGCCCTGGGCGGCGCTGTGCTTGGTGTGGCGGCGCTGATTGACCTCGCCGGTGATGATATTTATCGGGGCGCTGACGGCTCGCTGGGCGCCGGATTTTTTGGCGCCGGATTTCTCTATGACGGGGCCGGCGCCGATCACTTTGACGGGCGTAACTTCTGCCAGGGTTCCGGTGCGTTCGGTCTCGGGGCCCTCATCTCGGATTGTACAACGCCGTCCCCCCCGGGACCCGAGCCGGAAGAGGATCGCGCCTTCACGGCAGGAATGCGCAAGGTGCCCGGAACCGGCGCGACACCGATCCGCTTCGACGACAACGACTCCTATGTTTGCGCCCGCCAATCACAAGGGTTCGCCTCGACATTCGGCGCGGGGCTGCTCTATGACCAAAAAGGAAGCGACACCTATCGTGCGGGCGGACGGTATCTCCACCGGCCCCTTCTGCCGCATGATTTTCAATCCCTCTCACAAGGCTACTCGATCGGATTCCGCCCCCGCGCCGCAGGCGGTGTCGGCATCCTCATCGATCAAGAGGGGAACGACTTTTACAATGGCGAGGTCTACTGCCAAGGCGTCGGCTACTGGTACTCGCTCGGTTTCCTTTATGACGGGGCGGGAAACGACATCTATCATGCGACACAATATGCCCAGGGAGCCGGTGTTCACCTCGCCATCGGTTCTCTTTGGGATGTCGGCGGCGACGACCATTATATCTCGAAAAATGGCGTCACCCAGGGAACGGCGCACGATCTCTCCGCCGGCATGTTGCTGGATCAAGGCGGCAATGACTATTATACCGTGAGCGGCGGCCAGGCGATGAGTATCACAAATTCCACGGCCATCTTTATCGACGAAGAAGGGGATGACTTCTACGCGACCTTTGAAGAGAGCCAAGGAAGCTCCCGTTGGGCGCGTGGTTTCTGCGGCACGGGGATCTTTCTTGATCTCGAGGGAAGCGACGTTTATCCCCGCAACGCCCTCGGTGAGAACGGCGCGGTCTGGGAGCAGCAAACCTACGGTCTCGGTATCGATCTGGACCGCAATCTTGAACTTCCCGGCGAAGTGGTTCCCGAAATCGTCCTCACGGCCGAGGACTCCCTCCGCGATGTGGCGGAGCTCTTCGAGACGGCGTCGATTTGGGAGGTCGGGAATGCGCGCGAGAAAGTCCGCCGCGCCCGGAAGGCTCTCATCGCAAAAGGGATGCCGGCCGTTGACTATGCAACTAAAGAGAAGCTGGGATCGCGCGACGGATTGGAGTTTCGGGCGATCAGTGAGCTGGCCGAGGCTTATCCCGACGAGTTCACAGCGCGGATCCTTCCGCGGCTCAATGATGAGAACGAGCAAGTCCAGCGAAACGTGATCGGCTTATTGGGAGACCTTCATCGAACCGACGCCCGCGCGCCGCTCGAGGAAATGCTCGCCGACAGGAAACAGAACAAGCATTGGACCCGTATTATCTATGCCCTGGGCAGCATCGGTGATTCACACGCTGCGCCCCGTTTACGGCCCTTTCTGACGGATGCAAATGAGCGGCGGCGGATCACCACGACGGTGGCCCTAGCGGCGTTAAAGGATTCAACAGCCGTCGCCGCTTTAACAAATCTTCTTTCTGATCCGCTATTCACCGTACGCTCCGCGGCCTCATCCGCCCTCCGTGGATTCGGCGTCGTAGCGCTTGATCCGCTGGCGGCAAGTCTCGCCCGAGGGGCGACACAGCGCGCGCTCCGCCTCAGGACGCTTGGGGATATTACCGCCGCTCTTCGCGACAGCACCGACGAAAAGTCGCTTCTCGCCAGATCCAAAGGACGCGATATATTAATGTCAGAGCTGAAGCGCCCAAAGAATGAGACAAATCCGATGTCCCGCGTGGCGGCGGTTGAGAGCCTCCTGGCCCTCGGTGATGAAGACACGGCTGGGTTTGTGCGACTCCGGATGCAGGATGAGTTCGACCCGCTGGTTCTGAGAATGTATCAAAAGGCGTCGGAGCGGATGGACTAG